The genomic DNA CACTAAGCCATCTGCTATGTGAACAATACAACTCTGACAAGCTTGTGAAAAAACTAGGCCTCCGTTCCTGTATTGTGTCCCTGTACTGCATATTTGCATTGGCCTATACATACTGCCTAATGCCTACACAAATGATCCACTATTTTTAGCCCATTATGACAACCTTGGAGATCACTTCAATAGGGGGATATTATGAGCTCTGTCATCGGTGACAAACTTATCAGACAATTAAACAGTCGTGCATATTTTTAGATGTCACTTGTACTGTAAAGCCTAAAGTCTTATGTTTTATTATCAgctgtagagagggagagagagagcgagagacctTTTCGGATGCACTTAATGGAAAGAAAAAGTCAGTAAAATGGTTAATTACCACACAGTCTCAGAGTCAGAACACTGTGGACTTCTCTCTATGGCACAGCACTGCAGTGCATGAAGAGACCTCACTACTGACATTCAAAGGACCATGAGCAATTGCACACTCTAAGTAGGCCCTAtaatttcctttctctttcctctattTACAGTTAAACTTGCACCATTATGAATTATTATTCAATTTCTAAATATAATGAGTGTCGGTGGGGACGTCCTCCGGCTGAGTGGGGTGTTATTTTGACCCCTCGGCACAGCGCAGGCGGCAGGTGAAGTCGATCTCGGGGTCCCAGTCGGAGTCAGGCTTAGTCTCGATGATGCCCTTCTTGACCTTGCCATTGGGGTTTTTGCTATCCTCAGCTTCAAAATTTCTTGCAAAATGTTCCATTTAACTCATTCATAtctgtataaataaatacatttgctGTTGTGTCCATCTTTCAAATAATTGCCTTATtcgatatactgtatgtttgttgttTAATTCATGGCAAGTTCAGACTGATTTCCCAAAATGATTGATTGTGTGACCTGAGAAGATCAAATATGGATTATATTTAGTGCTGAACTTCGCATTTAAATAGATGTCAAGGTTGTAATTTAGAATATTTGATCATTCTATTTGATTGATTTAGTTGTGTATACTCTTAATGTGAAGTTACAGAGATGTTTTCATCATTATACAGGATTTTGTTTGCAAAGCATTTTCCAATTTTTAAGAATACATTTGTACATGCTACGCATTGTGGCCTTATCACAATGCATTTTAGTTATTAATAATGATGAGATTTTTAAGCACAGGCATATTTCGATGTGCCACTATTAACTCTGACTTTATTCTTAATTCAGCAAGGTTCTGGCTCTATAAAGGACACCTATGAAAAGTATATTATGAGTCTACTATTTGTGGTATGCTCTGAAAATAAAGAGAACATTAGAGTAATTCATTGAGGAGAATAATCAAATATCATTACTTTATCAGTAGCCTATACTGGATACCTTTAGTGAAATCAGTTGCTTTGCCTCATTCATGGTTTATATTCCAAGGTGCTCTCACCAACCGAATCAGCTCAGGTTATTGCTATGAAGTTCACTCATGAAACCGAATCCTGCTGGGATGTCTGGCTGGAGGGTTTACAATGGAGCCATTTATTGGTTAAGGGTGAGAGACGACTGTTTACAGTAGTTCAGTTAGCTCTACAAACCCTCTGAAGCAAAGGCTGAGGCACATTTAAAATTTAAAAGGCAACGTATCCTTGACCCTTGATATTATCTTTTCGCCTTTCAGTGTAGTGCTTAAAAATCCAAGAGCTAAAGCACCCCAGTAGGGAGTAGGCAGAAGCCTACTCCATTTCTGAATATTAGGCAATACGCGCATGTCAGCGCAGCTCTGTTCTTCTTGGACACACATTGAAAACGTGGTTTACAAGGCAGCAGCACCTGCAATTATTGCATACTTCTCTTAAACCACTATACGCACGCATGTCTGCACTGCTCAAACAACCTTCACGTGTGCTACACGCTTAAAAAATGCAACCAGTATGTTGCCAGCGGCTGTAGGTAATTGGTACTCATGAAACCTAGGGTTACATGCTCACGTTAGGAGGTAGACCTATTTGGCCTTGTTAAAAATGTATATGCGACCACAATGTGCATTTTGTTAATTATCGGTGCAACTCAGTTGGCTATAGGCGCCTGACGCCGTGCATGGTTTCAGGTATTCACGGTATGTTGCAGCGCAGAGCACACTTTGACAACTACGAGCAAAATAAGTAGTAGCCTGTAGGCTTGGCTGACCATTGACCAATGTTTTTATGTATAAAGCTGGCTGCATCTATTGGAGCATACTGTAACTGCTGTTGGTCTGCGTCTTATATCTCACAGGCCAAATTAGTGAAGGAGGACCTATGAACTGTCTTCGCCTACGCTATCCGATCAAGGTGGAATTCTGTGGGCCCTCACCTTATTGTGGGTGAACGCTGCTATTTGAAGCAACTAGTATGATATAGCCATCCATACTTTAATGTTTATGAGAAGATGTCATCATGTCAGTATGAGGATATCGTAAGATGCTTCACTTGCGTTCTGCCTACCCGAATTCGTACTTTATCAGTGGTTTTACTGTACGTGACGTGTGCACACTGTTGAGTTGAGATTTATGTTTCAGTTGATTAGCAAACTTAAATTATTAAGATGGAAAACTGAAATATAACATCTTCTCAGTGTTTATTAGAATGGATAAAAGGAAAATGTAAACAACACTATAGTTGTACAATACATAGCAAATCCATATAAAAGCAATGCATCCCTTGGGAAGGTCATGGCGAATTAAATATCCCTCATGGTATAAAGGGATTTTGTATAAAGGGTGTAAGAACAAAAACCTACAAAAACATCTAACAAATACAACAATTTACAACACATGAAGTATATTGACAAATACAGCTGGAATTACGTTCAAGTACACTAGTCTAATGAAAATACTTTAATACATATCTTTTTaccactgaaatattttatccACATTGTCATACATTGTTTCTCTGATTGCAGTCCTACAAAAGGAAGCCTACAGTATCATTCACAGCAAATAGTAATGTTGTATTGGAATACAATGCCATACACATTCCTTTTGAATTCTGACTATGTTAATATGTTTAATTCATTattatagtgtatgtgtgtttgtctctctgtctctctctctcttgctctctctctgtgtgattgtgtgtgtgcgcgctcttctctgtgtgtgtgtgtgtgtgcatgtgtatgtgtggtgtgtgtgtcaaagagagcaaagaaaaagaaagagagtcaTGGATTGCAATTGCTTTCACTGCTCTCATTTTGTCCAGCTTTGTTGGTGTGCTTTATTGGTTTGCAAGCCCTTTATTTGTTCTGGCGGTTCATGTGTGCCTTCAGGAAGTCTTCGAAGCGCGGCACGGCGTACTCAGGTGCGGCGGGAGCGTCGGCGGCGGGGACCTCCTCTGGCTGAACAGGGGCGTCGTTGGGCTCCTCGGCACGGCGCAGGCGGCAGTTGAAGTCCATCTCGGGGTCACAGTCGGGGTCGGGCTCGATGATGCCGTTCTTGGCCTTGCCGCTGGGGGCTTTGCCGTCGGAGGGCATCCCGGCAAACTTCCCACAGCTGGGGTCAAAGGGGTGGCAGTCGTCTTTGGGCTTGGCCGCCTTGGCTTTCTCTTTGTCGGCGGAGGTCAGCGGGCTGCAGTCCTTGTCGTAGAACATGAAGCAGTCGTGTCCGTCCTTGGTCTTGCCGCGGACGCCCAGGCGGTGGCGGGTCTGGAACTGCGGgctgggcggcggcggcggcctcttcagggcggcggcggcggccaggATGCAGGAGGGGTCGAGGCGGCGGTTGCACACGATGGGCGGCTGCTCGGGGGCCGGCTCGTCCTGGGGCATGTACTCCATCACCGGCTTGCTGAGGCTGGCCAGCTTGGTGGCGGTCAGTGGGTTGCAGCCCTTGTCGAAGAGCGGGTGGCAGGCCTGCTCGCTGGCCGGTTTGTCGCCGTCGGTCAGGGCGGCGGCGGGTGGCGCGGCCGGCATGGCGCAGAAGGGGTCGGTCTCGGGGTCGCACGTCGGGTAGAGGTGGTAGAAGCCGGAGGGGGCCTTGTGCACCAGGCGCGGCCAGCAGTAGGGGTTCTTGGCCGGGTCGCAGCCCAGCGCGGAGTAGGAGGGCACGGGGGTCATGGGGTTGTAGCCGTAGGCGGCGCGCAGGTGGTACTGCAGGCACTCGGTGTCCTCCGGGTTGCAGATCTTCAGCAGCTCGGCCTTCTGCTCGGCCGTCAGGAAGGGCTCCACGGGAGGGGCGAAGTAGAACATGCCCAGCGGCGTCTTCACGGGCAAGGGCGCCAGCGGGGCCCTGTAGGGCAGGGGCAGGAACGGTGCCAACAGTGGGGCAGGGACCTTGGCGGCGGCCTCCTCCTCGGCCCCTGGGGCCTTGGGTGCGGCCGGGAAGAGGCAGTAGGGGTCGATGTACGGGTTGCACACCAGGACCTTGGCGTCTCTGATGGGCACGGGCATGACGAACTTGGCCTTGGGCTTGCTGGTGGACTCGGCGATGCAGTCCGGGTCGTCAGAGTTGGCACAGGCCTTGTAGATCTCGCCGAGGTGGGTCAGGTAGTGGTTGTAGGCGCCCTCCTCGTTTCTGTGCTTGTTCTGCAGGTAAGCCATGTACAGCCGATCCAGGTCCTCCACCTGCAGAAACCCACCCAGGTGCATTGCATGAATAGCTGGCAGTGTAGGAACTAGGAAGGCATTCGTGGAGCCATGTAAAGCATGAGAATGATTACAACAGACTATAAGCTAGCACTGAAATGGAAGATCCCcaggttagatagatagatagatagatggataaatagatagatagatactttattgatccccaaggggaaatccaAGATGGCGTACACCTATAGGCCACTTACTCCCTCCTGGTTGTTGGTCTCGGTGTAGTACTTGTACCATCCCCAGAAGTCTGGCAGGGCTCGATAGTGGGGCGCACTCCTCCTGAGGCGGGCCTGGGCCTCCACAGCAGCTAGTCCTGCAACACCGAAGCACAGCACAGTCAGGGCAGATGCTGGATATACACTCAGGAATCACAAGAAAAACAATGATTAAATAAACCTGAAATAGGTTTAGGGATTGAAATAAGTGTTCTTTACTGATGCAGTCTTGTACTGCAAGCCTTACAGATGCTTTGTTTTTTCATCATTTAAGTTAGTTTTACTGATTAATGTTGCACCATTAATAACAACAGACATTACTTGTACACACACTGTTAAACAGAAGCCTCCCATTAGTGGTGCTGAAAGCATAACACACCGCTGCAGATCATTAGCAAATGAATCATATTATTCTtaccctctttcttctctttaatTGCCACCGGTCCTGCCTGCAGATAGTCTGTGCACATATGGGGCGTTAGAAAAGAAAAGTAAGAGGGGGTAACTGTCAAGGACCAGATGTGACATCACAGAACCGCTGATCCCACTAATAAGCCCCCTAGGAGCTTCAGCAGCCATTTCCCCCAGCCCCCGGCCCCCAGCCCCCAAACAGACCTGCTCACTCCCTGCAATGCACATTAATGTACAGGCTGCCTCCTTTCAGGCACTTTGAACAGattttggagtgggaggggggtcggcgtgggtgtgtgtgtgtgtagggggggggggggggatgtacaTTTTGGGTCCATGTGGAAGTGGCACCCGTTAAACTACAAAGGGCACTGGGCAACGTGCCCGAAGGCAGTGCTCATTACAGCCCGgttgtaaaataaaatagaggGGAAAAATGCTCTGTACATATAACATAATGTGTGGCGCACGTCTGTGCCACCAGTTGGCTGCTTTAGAAGTTAATGGCTTGGGGGGGTTGGGAGCACAGTCAGCTGATTCTGAGAGGCCCAAGAGTGGAGGACTCCGGAGAGGCCAAGTGCACCCTCTCTGGAATTAATACATTATGGACTTGGCACTGTTGGCTTGATATGTGTTGAGATGCCTCACTTGATTGAGGGTTGGTCATAACTTTTGGGATGAAATGAAACATGTATTATCTCTGAGACAGTGTCCGACTATGAGATGACCATACATGAGAACATACATGTCCTTCCATTTAATAATATCACATTACTTATGTAGATCAAATGACTGACGAGGAGTATGGATTCTGAGTACAAGTCTCAAGCTGTTCACAATATCTGCTTTGccttcatgtgtttttttggaCAGTCGGTTGAAGTCTCACCTGGCAGTAAAATGATTGCAAGGAGCACTCCAGCAAACATGGCAGAAAACCTCCCGACTGCTGCCATTTCCCCAGCGTCCAGTCAGCCCCTGAGGAGACAAGCATCCGCTCCTGTTGTGAGACGTGTGTGGACAACGGTGTGTTTGCTGGTAGGCTACCACAAGGACACATTGGCCCGTGTTTGAAGAGTTTTCCCTTCCGCTCCAAATAAACCGACCAGCCTGTGTTTACTCAAACAAATACTCAAACAAATGCCCCCAACTTTCTGAGAATTGTCCATCAATATGAAATGTACTGAAAAGCGTGTGAGGGTTTTGAAATGTTCTCAGTTCTAGGGCCTGTTGACGTACAGATTTACTGAAGCAGATTGCAAGAGTGAGTTCAACACATTCATGATAATACCTCATCTCATGTCTCGTAGCCTACAGACAGTTACTGTACATATCACAACCTCTGCTAACTCAGCCGTGTCTCATGTCAGTTTAGCCTCTTGTCACATAATATGTTGGAATTAGGGTTACTGCATGTGGTGCATCACACCTTAGTAGAAATGAAGTCTGGCAaatgagtaggcctaccagGTGCAAAGTGCAATCTCCAAGATGTATTGTTGTGACTTAAAATATGTATCAGGAGAGATATTTAGTTTGTCAAAACACTGAAATTGATCATAAAAATCCATCAGTTTCCCTTGCTCATTGCAAACTAATTGAAATGTATTCAGCATTAATTGTATTGTGTTCTACAACTGACAGATCCCAAACATGATTTGGGCAACAATCTACCTCATAAAGTATTCTGGGTTACATTattaacatatacagtatgaatttCTGCATCTGTGAAGTGTACAGGTATGGCTTAAAAGACTCACCTTTCCCAGCAGTGATGGTCCGACCTTGAGCAGTTGACAGTTGCTGGTTCCCCTGTGGATGGATGTCCTGATGGGTAAAGTCACATGTGCTCTTTGCACCCAACCACTGCTCCCCTGTGCAGCCAAGCTCTGCGTGCCAACATTTTTAAGTCAGGCCTtgataattaaaaacaaaaaatgagtGTCGTATGTCCAGGGCTCCCTGCTTGCAGTGCAGGGATTGGCTCCGATCTCACAGCAGACTGACCAATGGGGGTCCTTTAATTAGGGAACAAGGCTGAACTTGGTGGAACATGGCCGCCGGGGTTGGGGAGTGCTAAAATCATAGTGGAGGCAGCACTTGAAGGATTGATTAGTGGGGCTGTTACTTGTGTATGTTGAAGTTTTACCTGACCTAGAATTTTGAGGTAGGAGAAATTTGGCACCTTTTTAATTGGAAAGAAGGGACCATGTTGACCTGAGTGATGGAATGGCCTCCTGGACAAGTAGTAATGGTATTATTTGTCGACCATGTGGTCATTTTCAGTGTGGGGCATTTCAGTTCAAATCAtctgaggcccacaataaagtGATATTTCTGCATTCTTTGAAAAatcttttatatttattttcctttcaaACAtgaaagaattttttttttccgttttccAACAACCAAAAGGTTTTTACTACCCTAGATGGTGGCACAGGCTTTCACAGGGACTATGTACCTTTATGGAAAACATACTAATGAATCCTTTTGACTAGGAGATTATTAGTGTTCTAAAGGGCATACATTTTTCATACGATTCTAAAGGGCATAGATTTTAATCTTATACTTATTGGGATTTTAGATTTGTAATACCCCTCATTAAAaaagttaaaaataaaaactttaCACTATTGGCCACAAGACTACTATTACCCCTactactaatgatgaacaactatgattatttctgttatatTAATTTTATGTTGCAAAGCAGCaacacagcttttttttttttgttttgtttttttcagttgcaAAAGACATGGTAACCCACATCACGTTCTAATCGGACGTGGTTGCTGTGCTCACACTGTACATTTGAGTACTCACACCGAAATGCAGCTAACAACATTCTGATATGCCAGAAATTCAGTTCAGACAGAGTGAAGCTGGAAGAGGAACGCCGATTGTTATGTCTTTCAGTTGGGCATTGTGGGCCTACCTGATTGATCTACACTACAAATGGGACAGGAATTCAATCAAAAATGGTTGGATCCAACTGAGTCAATGCTGAAATCAGGTGAACATGGCCGTGTCTGCTTAATATAAAGTATACTGTGCTACTGTATTTTTCACAGCAAGCATGAGACTCCTTAAAATCCTTAGAAAGTATGTAAGCCAGTGGTTTGCCTGAGACTCACACATGTGATCAGtgttcttaaaaaaaaataaagcccATAAAAAAACAGGCCTGAGTCATAAATGTGTCTCCCAGATGCAAGCCCATCAGCACCTTTTGAAAATGCTTTTTCAAAAGgcattaactctctctctctctctctctctctctctctctctgaaaaataaatgttgaaagTGACACATCCATAACCAAAGCCAAAAGACAGAGTGCCAAAGGCTAACAGTGTAGTCTGAAAGATGAGGGAGGTTAACTATTTTAACATGACCTCACTATGTTTTACATCTTATCTGTCACAGCCGTGAATTATCATTTGTTATTTGCTGTCTGACCGATGGAGACACTCCATCAGACTGTGCAAGTTTGTTcagaaacatgtttttttggggTAGATGAAGAG from Sardina pilchardus chromosome 2, fSarPil1.1, whole genome shotgun sequence includes the following:
- the and2 gene encoding actinodin2 yields the protein MAAVGRFSAMFAGVLLAIILLPDYLQAGPVAIKEKKEGLAAVEAQARLRRSAPHYRALPDFWGWYKYYTETNNQEGVEDLDRLYMAYLQNKHRNEEGAYNHYLTHLGEIYKACANSDDPDCIAESTSKPKAKFVMPVPIRDAKVLVCNPYIDPYCLFPAAPKAPGAEEEAAAKVPAPLLAPFLPLPYRAPLAPLPVKTPLGMFYFAPPVEPFLTAEQKAELLKICNPEDTECLQYHLRAAYGYNPMTPVPSYSALGCDPAKNPYCWPRLVHKAPSGFYHLYPTCDPETDPFCAMPAAPPAAALTDGDKPASEQACHPLFDKGCNPLTATKLASLSKPVMEYMPQDEPAPEQPPIVCNRRLDPSCILAAAAALKRPPPPPSPQFQTRHRLGVRGKTKDGHDCFMFYDKDCSPLTSADKEKAKAAKPKDDCHPFDPSCGKFAGMPSDGKAPSGKAKNGIIEPDPDCDPEMDFNCRLRRAEEPNDAPVQPEEVPAADAPAAPEYAVPRFEDFLKAHMNRQNK